The DNA region GTGACGTTATCTGCACCCTCCCTCCGACGCCCCTGCCTTATCGCACAAGCGTGTCCCACTAACCTTAGCAGAAAGACCTACACGTCATTTTACATGATCAAAGGTCAAACAGCAAAATCGTGCCAATGTTCGTATTGAAAGTTATCTAATAAAAACCTGAAGGTAGAATCTTAGATAGATATTCtcagcttattttttttattggaatatgttgtttttactgtaagaaatattaaccatccctgacatcgccaatgcaccactaaccaTCGAAACCAATATTTTGTGTTCTTTTAAATCGGGtaacatataatatgtgatgagtagcTGGTACCTTCCTAGCCGGGCTTACTCAATGTTCTACAACTTAAAATACGAACGTAAACGAAAAGttcaacagataataaaaaaatccgctGAAGCGAATAAACGAAACTGTAATAATGAATTTCGTTAACTCGTATATAGGTAACTTTTATTAAACGCATCCTGCGCTAAACGGCCGAGTTCATAACAAAGAGcgatttaataaacaataaaaaatggagcaatttatttttcaacaatcTCGACCCATTTGAATCCGCGCTAAGCGTAATTAAGGTCGCCTTTTAAAATTCAAGCCGAAAACCGTCAAATAGAGTCGACTTAAAGTGAATTTCAACTGATTTAGAAAAAGgtccaatttaatatattgcagcgaaaaaaagtcaaattaaatactgtGCTTGGGATAACAAGGAACCCTTGAAAATTTATAGCTGTTAAATTGAAGAATGAAGATCTTTAAGCCTCGGAAAAGCAGATAATTGTTCATtcacttgttttattatttaggaaCAATAAATGTCTACTATAAACCTATACATTATTGTTGATAATGTATTCGCGATCgcacaaaatatatatgcaaacagtatcaaaactaaaaatattaatatgcaatagaaaaaatgaaatgaaacttggataaaaaaaaagttcatttatATATCTGTCCCTTTCTCCTGTAATAAATCTCAGTCAagtgttattattactttaaaataacgaGGTTAACGAACTctgtatttgaaaaaatatagcaTCTCATAATTTATgtctaaaaatagaaataatgataACATATCATTGACAAGACCAAACGACCGAACTAACACTCGTAAACTCTTCTACATGAATACGTAGTGAGCTTGGTACTGGCAGTGCAGACAACCGACAAATAATAGTCTgacttaactaataaataataagataataagtATTAGGTTGATAGTCTCCGAGGTAATACAGACGGTTTCAAAAAGCGACTTATTATAATGGgcaatatcattataatatagtaataagtCTAGgcgttatattatattcttatagaGCCCAGACGATCCAGTACATCGCAAGTTCAAATCCTTGCAAGCATCGCTTTCACGCGTTTCGTTTTTGCTTATATGCATATATCACGGtatttaaggaaaatatcgttAAGGAAGCTGCGTAtgacgaataaaattataatcaaaactaCTAGTAGTTCACTAGTAGTTTCAAGTACTTTTccttaatttttgataaaactgCGTATCTACGAATCTATCTCTAAGCTAAAATCTCTAAAAAAAGAAAAGGTGAGGTCTACACAGTGGGACGTTAACCCATTGTTGATCCTGTTACATTTTAGTATTATGTATCTTATTAGTAAATTTAGTATAGTTCGACATTTTATTgcgtttatttaactttactcGTCTTAGAAGTAAGTCTGCAACGTTTTTTACAGTCTTTATCATTACGCATTCTGACAGCCGCCCATCAAACGACCGGGACCCCTATAAATAAGCTACAGGGCTCCAGATTGCCCGGGTATAAATGAAAGGGTGCAGGAAATTAGGGTTTTTTACTACGGAACTTGGTCTCGAGCTATACTCTCGCCTTCGCTATAAACCATTTTAACACCGTGAAAATGCTTTATGTTATGTTGACGACTAGCgaagaatattttttgcatatttgtttacataacaAGCAAGATATATCTTTAACCTACAAAAGTATTCTACCCGTCGTCCTGGTGTGTCGTCTGGTTTACATTGACTTGATTGTTAATaacattcgatatttaaaaatgtgtggaacattaacattttttttttattttcaaacccAATTCTCCTCACAtgctaaataacaaaaaaataatgcccAATATTAAGACAGTCACAATGCTCAACAGCCAAAAAGTTTTTCGAGAAAAGTAATGATGGCTGTCTTAACAAACAGAACAACGAAAACAGTTAAGACAGTTTAACAATTAAGttattaaacatacataatttaatcgCAATTTGAAACACGATCCTAAACCCGTAGGCGTACAGCCAAAAATAACTTAGTCGGAAAACGATACCTACGAGGCATTTGGAGACGAAGTTCCCAAGTTTCAAGCCCCGTCTCGGAACTTGCAGCGAtgcattaattaattcattattaaatgaagctaGTGAATTTGCACCCGTGTGTACGGGGATTTACATTCGTTTAGCTCGCGAGTTAATGGAAAACTGTCTGTCACATATCCCTATATGTAGTGCTCAAACTTTAGGAACATTACGACAGAGATATCTTGCTAGACTGAATTTCATTAAGAAGCTCCTCTGGTACAAACTCGTCCGTTAAAAGTAATTAACTGAGTGAAGTAATAAAAGTTAAGATTACAGTTCGTTCGTCAGCTTCTAATTGAAAATTACATGTTTATGGCTGCGGATGTACCGCGTGTTCAACGCTAACAGATACGTTCTACATTTAAAATCTCAGTTTTAATCTATATACCGCCTTGAATTTCGTTTTCTGTTCGGTCTATGCCATTAAATTTGTAACTGCAGGCTTAAGGGTTATTAgaaattctaattattaatgagggttaatatttgttacagcgctaatgtcaatgttaaagtaataataattatttgttttaagaattATCATTTCGatacttttatttctatattaatttattggtagTTTTCGATCGGAAATTCGCTAGCTTTTTGGGGAGCTGGTCTTAAGTACCCTGAGTTCTTAAGTTTACTGCACTTTACTGTAACCATGGCAACGTGTTCGCGAAATTTCGTGATAATCGATCGAATACatagttaaaacaaaaaagcGTAAATAACGAACTagatttcgcatttataatatgactaaAGAGTTAGGTATCATAATATCCGTAAGTCCAAGTACCTATTAAAAGTTAAGGTACAAATATAGGATCTAGCAGCATAAGTCATCGAAACTTGCAGCATTTTAGGGATTGGTCTTTAAGTGCAAGGCAAAAAAAAGTAGCCGAAGTCCTTCGTTGAGGTTCAAGCTTGATTCttaacaaatttcataaaaatcgttTCAGTGATTTGTCTTGCCATGAAAACACAACAGACTGACAGACTAACAGAACGAGTTAAAttcgtacttataatactaaTGATATAGATATGATAATAAGGATATTCATTGTTAGTCGTGAcgtattaaaacaatatgttttaatacCTATCATTACGACTACGATTAGTCAGAGCCTAACCACTCGAAACCATTGAAACTAGTAATCAAGAAAACGTTCATTTTAATTCAACAGACTCTGAAATTGTAGGCCATTAAGCATCTATACATTTATGTACACAATACGTGGCTTTCAATGGCGTTTATCGGTTGACGCGTGTCGAGTCACACATTCGTTACTATTCAACACCGTCTTTTGTGGTATTATGTGCTGAAATTTATGAACAATCTGtacaaatactttaaatgtaaaagtaagtcTATCTATAACGTTTTAACGCTGTAACCCAATCGCCAAGGAAAGACAAAAAACATAGAATCCCCCTCCCTTACACGCGGGCGAGAACTAGTAAGCGTACGTACGGTACGtactatgtttatttatgacaaaaaagATTTAAGAGAATAATAGTTAATGTtcctgtatttttttgttttctggACTACGGTGTTCTCGATGTAGAATctgtgattttaattaaatcttatcaaTTTTGATACATAATCGATTTTCGGTtcgttttgtattttacaaaactaagtttagtttaatttcttttaatacaaATCTAACAAATAAGGTttctaatgattatatttttttattttattgctttttgtaATAATGCAGATGTTATTTAGTTAATGTTATGTGTTTGTAATACCGGTTTTGTCCTCAATAAAGATTATCTTTGTCTTTCTTACAATATAGTCTAGGTTGTTCGTATGAGATCATCTCGGATGAATACATAATAAGGCATTGCTTTGACATTTAGCTGGTTATTTTGTAATCTATAATAACCTTTATATCCTTCCATGAATCATATTATacttccaaattcaaaaatatttaacggtTAATTGTGCGTTTGTGTTAATTTGAAAGTTCACCACAgttcatcaaaataatatatacctatattttcatttaaacatgAATAGACGTTATATATACGCAATTAAATGCTAGACTAAACAAAGATATACTTAGTTAACAGAAATTTAAGCGATTGATATTATTTCGTAgaaataaaagaacaaaaatagtaattaatgcCGTAAGCTAGACCAGCGACCAGCCTAAGTTCTAGAATGTTCTGATCACggacaaaattattgttttttttttttattaaatatttaaaccgaagttttatagattaaattcaaatgttattgtaatatttgatttataaaattgatatatatcattataaaagtattaacatCAGGAGAAGCCACACACTAATAAAACCGAAATTGCTGATGCAAGCACTTTCTAACAATGACTGTCCCttagtaatttaaaatgcaCAATTAAATTGCCTGTCTAGTTGAAGGGACCTTAGCTCATTATTAGACCTCAACCTGTGATTGTACAGCTCACGTGTATTCCTACAATTAGGCCGCCCTACTGAAACTGAAATTCGCGCGTGCGTGCCAAGCATGCGCGGGAAATACTACCGGAGATACTCGTAATCgccacagataatataatattataggtaCAATAGTCTAATCTATATTGATGATTAATCTAACAGAATAAGGAACTGGGCTGTCATAATTAGCGGTACTTTTgttgatacaattaaaaaaaatcattattagtaAATACTATACGAATCACATGTAAAgcatgtgagccgagatggcccagtggctagaacgcgtgcattttaaccgatgatttcgggttcaaacccaggcaggcaccactgaaatttcatgtgcttaatttgtgtttataattaatctcgtgctcggcggtgaaggaaaacatcgtgaggaaacctgcatgtgtctaatttcaacgaaattctgccacatatgtattccgccaacccgcattggagcagcgtggtggaatatggtccaaaccttctcctcaaagggagaggaggcctttatcccagcagtgggacatttacgggctgctaatgctaatgcacaTGTAAAGAAGATAATATTGATTAGGTTTGTGTATCGTATATGTAATGGAatgaattttatagttttattgtaaGGAACAGATTCACCAATCGTCTACACGAATACAGTAATAGTGCATCAACAACTATAACTATGaactcaattaaaaaaacacgtaCAAACTCTTTTATTCATAGGACAAGAGCAACGGTGggaatataagatattattacatCCCTCGTGTCCGTAATTACGCCCATTCACTCCTTAATAGTTAACtctgtttaaaaaatactataagatGTATAATCCATATGCATTTAGCGtgtaattatattgatgatataaaaaCATCTTACTGAGTTTTAACTTCGGATGTGAAAAGGCTATTCTCAAAAAACATAAAGCCACTTCATCGTATATAAAACTACCAAAGTGCGGCCAGACCCTAGTCCAAGACTCAACACgtagtacaataaaattttataagcattATGACAGCGTTATGATATCAACACAAATATTGCAAACCTAAAGGCATCTCCAGACATGTCAGATGCAATAACAATATACCGGATTGCTATCAGGGTTCAAACCCAATTTCCCTCACTACATATTACATTATCTGTCAAAACGTGAACAAACATCGGGTGGAGTGGGGTGAATCGGACGAGGAATTTACTCGAAACATTGTGGAAATGAAAATTCTCCTCCTGTCGTATTTTTGCGCTTGATCCGCTGGTCCAACAGCTTTATGTTCAACGAACTTTCGTTGCTATTGTTAGATTTTCTAAAGAATATTGTTTAAGTTTGTAAATTGGCTTACGTTAACAGCTGGGTTGACTTCGTACTTgagaaagttatttttttttttattttatttgattaattaattgtctTTTTAGAAATACTTTATGATATCCTACGGGTCTCTTAGAAATGTATTAAGATTTTGCAGGAAGTGAACGACGATGAggtaattaaaacaatgatataTACAACTTAACTATGTTACATTTAGTTAACTTAAAGTTGGTATTAGTGGTTgccatacaaatatatattttttgttttatatacctaAAAATCGAcacacatacattatttttaatgtaaaataattttctctatTCATTATTTCTTCTGTTCAATAAAACAGCAAGGATTCAATTAATacgttttaatcaatttattctatatatatccGTTCAGCCTGTCTATAATCGAATAATCACTATGGTGTATCGCTATTTCTAGATCTAGATATAATCAAGAATCTTTTGGCATTCCTCGTGTGCGACGGCTATGCGTTACGACCAGTCTTTCCAACGCGTTTGCTCTGTCgtcgatataaaatatgaagCTTTTCATGTTAGCTGATATTGCAACCAATGCATGGGATATTTCATCGCACAATTGTAACTCTCTCGTCGCACATTTGATGAATGATCGTTTCGTAACCCAGTCCATGTTTCTCATATATTATGAGGGTGTTGGGTCTCTATTGCCGTATTCTTGGacctgtaaatattatttctgtgCTTGTGTGCCAAGTACAGAGTCTTAGGTTCGCCGCTGCTTATATATGGGAACTTGCAGGGACTTTATTACTTTGCTGAATGTAGTCTATTCACTGAGGCAGTAAGCTACAGTCATTGtgtaatcttaatatattatacgctTAAATATTCTTCATGAATTACTGTATTCATTGGGGAAAACCGTATGAAGATCTTCGTTGTATGTAGTCTTTGAATTGATCAAGGTCAAACAGACATATACGGCAAGGGTACTTTGTTTAATAACACATAAGGATTTTATAATACCCAGAATCCGTagcaataacattaaaattaaaaaaaaaagaattaatatttatccaaGCAAGCCATTCAACCGCAAACTTTTCGTTCAGTTAAGACGATTCCTCACCGGACTCGAGAAGAATCGAACAAGGGAAAGTATAACATTGTTCAATTTCCACATTGAGAGTCTTATTCCAAGTATTACTATCTATCATTCTCATGAAGTTCGCGAAACAGGGACTGCGAGCCATCCATTACAGACAGTCTGTGCACTTGAGAGCCAATCGGAAATTCAATTTCCGATATGATACGATCCGCTAAGAGATTGCTGTAATACGATAGCACCGCTCAACGATACAGTCTGAACTTAAACGATATACACTCGGCTAACCGAATCTGGGTTAGGAAAAAATATTACGCGAACTTACTAAATAAAACCgaggtaataaaataataaaggataTATCTGAGAGaggcattattttatttataggaatTAAAATATAGCAGAATCGAAATCAGAATCACTTTCGTTATCACGTTTCGAAAACACGAGGTTTGACAATTTGCCAATGTACATCGCCGAAATgctttgtctttttattttctttgaggGTTCTGTCTTAAGCGGTCTTCCTCGTCTCTTCTTGCCTTTTCCTTCATTTGACGAAGGCAATTCTTTTGATTTGTCTGTttgcaaatatttatcattgttatttaatttgcaatcgTCTGTTTTAATCGTCAACGTAGGACTTTTTCGATTTCTATTTGTTACTACGTCATTATCACAATCATTTTTAAGTCCAATGTAATCTTCAGCATTTTCATCAAAGTTCggcaatttatttgtaaaaacggCTTTCAATGTCTGCCTAGAAACATGTTAgaggtttaattaaaaaaaaatagttgagtttttttaaaacatacttatttattaagaaatatgtaagtttttattccaaatagttgcaaaaaatttaaaatcactaaaattttaaaacgatgATGGTTCATAGACCTTATtgtgttttgtattttgtttttctttttttttttattatatagatcaaGAATAATCTTTGCTTTGTAGTCTATATCAGCtattttaaagctattaaaatatcttgattTAATTACCTGACGTCATCAGCGGAATTGAAGTCTAGAGGGTTTAGATCCTTCATATTGTCACCGTTTTTATctggttttattaaattaccgtTTGAAATTATTTCTTCATTTTCGTTTTTATCTCGACAGTTCTCTTCAGTGGATTTCGTCATTCCATCTAATTTCTCATTACAAAAATGTTCAAAATCGAAAGGAataataccaataaaaatatatatgacattaaACAACTTCAAAATATGACACAAATATAGCTCAACAATTCAGATATACCTTATATTACGAAAGAggttaatataataagaaacgaAAATGTTCacaacaaaattaatcaaagaGTTCTTAAACTCCATAACCTTAGCACGTTATATGGACCGAGGTAAATAATTCAGGAGCCTTCACAAGTTGCTGGATGAGGCGCAGCACATTTCATTGCGGGAGGTTACGACACACCGGGGAACAATGCTTAATAAGCTTTATAATTTAACGCAAACACCGGCATGAGAGACTTATTAGCTAAGACGTTGGTAAATTTAGATAGGGCTTAGTGAATTTTACTCTATCAtagtaactattaaaaataaattaaaattattttaaattaaatcaataactacctacaaatattattgtatatcaaaTTTCTGCTCTTTCtcgttaatttaatacaaattgtgATTTTGTAACTTTGTCGAAGTAAATTTGTTCTCTTCTTCCTCCTGTGAGTGACAAGGGTCACGAGTATAATTTCCGGTTATGGCAGAAAGTAGTTTACAGACTGATTACTTTATAACAGCACATATCCAAGTCAACGTCATTGACAAATAGTTTAGTGATATTTCTTCGAtgaaattacaaacataatattgttttggtCATGTGGTCATGGTCATGGTCATGGTCAAAATTTACAAAACCGTAACTATATACAATACTTCTTACTCATACAAGTCATGAAACAAATAAGTACGTAATGCTACCTAAAGGTTCATTTCCGTTGGATTTAACGAATGTTATGCGCCCTTAACCAATTTCACACAGCATAGAGCTAAAAGCAGTTCATTTCTCACCCCTTTTGATTCGAAGATTAGTAACATCAGGACTGTCACGACCTTAAGGAGCAAGTAATCTCGAAAGCCCAATAAGACTGTCCACGGCCACCCCGTGCCGAGCTATTCTCGTAATGGAATTAGCTGTTTATCCGGGCCTTGCTTTCTATATTGGAACCATAGAATCTTACTAGAAGggatattattagtaaaattctaAACAATAATTGAGGCATATGTtgaaagaaattaatatattaactgttgcttcttcaatacatattatttattataacggtATGTATGTACAGaacattattattgattttaaattaacatggttatttttattactaacagtatttaaaacgggatatttaccatgttttttatttttatttcaacatctacccgcaaacgtcagtctcgtgaacaagacattcgtagataatgtcgaaatatcgagctccaacaaataaaaataaaaaacatggtaaatatcccgttttaaatactgttagtaattattattgattttgtgAGAAAATGGTatcataacattggtacaaggaacaaacacaaactaatACTCCTGTCGTTCGACTGAATAGAGTCAGTAATTCTTTTCCGGGGTTGGTGGTTTAACAACATGGTTCCAgaaagcaaatataaaataactctgttgaaaattattattttttttaattacgattaTATAATTAGTGAGTTCGTGTATCTCAGCTTGGGTATGAAACAAAACCTAgccattcattattatattaaataatagtaaaccATTACAAACTGACAAAAAAAGCGCTGAATTTcttttgtcggttcttctttgttcagagtattttcttttccaaaccggtggtagtttttaatttagcaaTCAACAAGTAATTGaacgttgaataaaatattttaatttgatttgtaataaaatattccagaATCGGAAGAGCTTTATTTGGATATTTTCAATCTAGCTTACCTAGAAATGTTTTCCAGGATGCTGATTGGTGACTACGgaacgataaaatatttgattccaAAGTTCAAAGGACATATTGGTATTTCCAGAAATTTGATATCCAAGTAAACAAAGTCTGTAGCACCCGTTATATGCGTCAGTAGGATTTATGTGTCGCCTTACTTCTGTATCGGTTGCCCTTTGCTGATAATTTACGATGCCCGCACTTTCCCACTTTCAGTAGTACTCGCCTTTGTTTATGGCACTTAACACTGATGGGGAGAAGTACTCATCACATACTATAGGAAGACGATTATACGTATTTAGTATATTCTTTCTCCATTTGTAATTTATCGTACTTGAAACTTAGAATACGAATATAACGATCAGATTGTAGTTCggtaatcattataaatatttatttcataagagAATAAACAAGAGTACATAATTTTTctgtattcatttaatttatatcattaaataattgaattggtttttggtattcattttatatttgggTATGTAAATCGCCTCATAGCGTATACAGTTTGTTATTACAAACACTTTCTTTCTCTAAGATAAAATATACCGGGGATGTATGTTCCACGAATAAGAAATACAATGCcgagtttaataaatattcatctaGTGATTTTGTATACTGAGTTCACAATCAAACAGACGCACCAACTGGCGAAGGCTCTTAGAATAGTTTTCTGACAAAAATCAATCtatcaaaaaatatgtttattactttttgttataatttactttagataacatttatcaaatgttttaaagatttaacttCTAAGATTTATTCAGCGTTCTCTTCGAGATCGGAGATGCATTGTCCATTACAGCGGGGCTCAGATGGCTCGAATAAATAGACCCGACTGTCTAGCGAAcatctttactttattttttaaagattaaatcaaACAAGATGCGATacagtaaaaaacaaaactaagtcGGATTATGCAATCATTTGTCTCAGTAAGTTTTGGTCTtagtattttgatattaatcttGCAAATCTTGTTTGTGACTAACTAATGCGTGAATATTCTTTTAAGAAAACAGAATAACGTTTCTAGGCGGAAATGTTGTCATAATTTTTCGAAACTACGCGGTTATAgtttgttttcattaattttactttcgaaATTCCgactgttaaaataaattttagttcagGTGTAAGATGACACAGAGGTTAGAACAGGACAGAGGAGGACAgaacatacaaattaattaaactacccgaatatgaaaattattgattttatataaaatttaagtttcgtTGGAATTCATTTAGAGTTTAACCTTCcagtaagtaaaataataatacaaagtactttctaatattgtaaaattattatacttcaATTAGCACGAcaacatatttgtttaaaaataagtaaaaatcagTGATATTAATTCCCGTCacagtaataaaaaagtacttcttttttatattagtccaatataaatcaaatttgaaatttatttaaaatattcaagattTCTACCGTCTTAAGTTCAAATCCTTATGATACTCGAAGAAATCTTGAGAGGAGAGAATATCAGAGAGTTACTGAGATTCTATATTTACTTGGGAGACAGATAAAAGCGTTCATTCGGGGGTTTAGCGAAGGTTGTTTGAAAACCGCAGAAAATGCATCGAGAATATCAGCACTACTCTTCGTTGAATTCAacgtttatttaagtttataaaagtatattaagcaTGAGTATCTAAAAATTCTTCTGAATAAtgttgaaacaaataaattcttagattttgatattttatttgacagttGTATGAATCGAGTTTTAGCTGATAGCaaatattttgtctttgaatcgtctatgattattttttatgattgtcgtgtttccatttttttatgtatgtgatGTAAATGTACAGACAATAGATATTCATATGCATTTCAATGATTGTGTATGTTTTTAGATAAATACATACAAGAACATCAAATTGAGGTTTGTCACGAaacaatttctaaatttaaaataactaaaactgcTAAGCATAGTTTCTGATATATAACGATATTATCAACTTAAACCTTCGGCAAAACGCGCAGCATCTTCTGGTACAAGTTTAATGTATCTTCGTTTTGTACTATTTTAGTCAGgcgttacaaaaaaaacttttttgtaacgCCTgacttttcttaatttatattctctGTATTTAACAAATGGGCCGATTCTAAGTCAAAGTAGATCGCTTgccttattaattaaacaaagtcgtgatgaagataaatattaaaattctaccaacagtatattatattaaaacttttgaaGACAGCTCTgtatcgtttaatttatttcctctTCATTCAAAAGCGCACCGCGAAAACTCGAACACATTTATTAAGTGGGTGCCATTTCCATGTTGAAACAGAAATGAAATGAAACCTTCAGGCATTTTctcgcatatatatatatttgagaaaGTTCAGTTACAGCTTTGTTTACTCTACGTTAGTATAATATGCCAGCAAATACTCCAAGAAACAAGTTCAATTTTCACACACGTTTCCTTTAAAGtctagttaaattaaatgttgataaaaataaatatagaattcaatatatttttattttatataatgtagtaaatataagtaatataaaatataatatagta from Vanessa atalanta chromosome 14, ilVanAtal1.2, whole genome shotgun sequence includes:
- the LOC125068831 gene encoding uncharacterized protein LOC125068831; the encoded protein is MTKSTEENCRDKNENEEIISNGNLIKPDKNGDNMKDLNPLDFNSADDVRQTLKAVFTNKLPNFDENAEDYIGLKNDCDNDVVTNRNRKSPTLTIKTDDCKLNNNDKYLQTDKSKELPSSNEGKGKKRRGRPLKTEPSKKIKRQSISAMYIGKLSNLVFSKRDNESDSDFDSAIF